In Streptomyces seoulensis, the following are encoded in one genomic region:
- a CDS encoding EsaB/YukD family protein, whose amino-acid sequence MSRVTLVGGRRRVDLVLPSREPVGRLLPEVMRLLDDQVGTRPQTRHLVAGDGSVLEPDATLESAAVADGAVLRLVRVEDAPSAPVVHDVTDEAADDLDARAWRWTPAARRVVAGAATVAWALAASALARQEFAAQTVGTALVVLAVLGAASGAVAGRAGARGLAATLVVTGGALGVFGVWTLGDAHAWSGPARLAGVTGVTAGTLLLLGRCTSLGRAGLFGAAALAGGGVCWEAALLFQPAARSGALLAVVSVVVLGLLPRCALMASGLTGLDDRRSGGVSVSRYQVSAALAAAHRGLALATVVTAASAAVAGALALLTVSLWTVLLAMAVALVLGLRARAYPLVPEVAALLVAASAVLLRLAWVWQERSDTAAPLAVPVALALVPLAVLVVQPPEHVRVRLRRLGDMTESIGVIALFPLLMGVFGVYGRLLGTFA is encoded by the coding sequence TTGAGCCGGGTCACTCTGGTCGGTGGGCGGCGGCGGGTCGATCTGGTCCTTCCTTCGCGGGAGCCGGTCGGGCGGCTGCTTCCCGAGGTGATGCGCCTGCTGGACGACCAGGTCGGTACGCGACCGCAAACGCGGCATCTGGTCGCCGGCGACGGCAGTGTCCTGGAGCCGGACGCCACCCTGGAGTCGGCGGCCGTGGCCGACGGCGCGGTGCTGCGGCTCGTGCGCGTGGAGGACGCCCCCTCGGCGCCCGTCGTCCACGATGTGACCGACGAGGCCGCCGACGATCTCGACGCTAGGGCCTGGCGCTGGACCCCCGCCGCGCGACGGGTCGTCGCCGGGGCCGCCACGGTCGCCTGGGCCCTCGCCGCGTCCGCCCTCGCCCGGCAGGAGTTCGCGGCACAGACCGTGGGAACCGCACTGGTCGTCCTCGCCGTACTCGGCGCGGCCTCAGGGGCCGTCGCCGGACGGGCCGGAGCGCGCGGGCTCGCCGCCACCCTCGTCGTCACCGGCGGTGCCCTCGGCGTCTTCGGTGTCTGGACTCTCGGGGACGCCCACGCCTGGTCGGGCCCGGCCCGGCTCGCCGGTGTCACGGGCGTGACGGCCGGAACGCTGCTGCTGCTCGGCCGGTGTACGTCCCTCGGGCGGGCCGGACTTTTCGGTGCGGCCGCGCTCGCGGGCGGTGGCGTCTGCTGGGAGGCCGCCCTCCTCTTCCAGCCGGCCGCCCGCTCCGGGGCGCTGCTCGCCGTGGTGTCCGTGGTCGTGCTGGGACTGCTGCCCAGGTGCGCGCTGATGGCCTCGGGCCTCACGGGGCTCGACGACCGCCGTTCCGGCGGGGTCTCCGTGAGCCGGTATCAGGTGTCGGCCGCGCTCGCCGCCGCGCACCGGGGCCTCGCGCTGGCGACGGTCGTGACCGCGGCCTCCGCCGCCGTCGCCGGGGCGCTCGCGCTGCTTACGGTCTCGCTCTGGACGGTGCTGCTCGCGATGGCCGTCGCGCTGGTACTGGGCCTGCGGGCGCGGGCGTACCCCCTGGTCCCCGAGGTCGCGGCGCTGCTCGTGGCCGCTTCGGCCGTGCTGCTCCGGCTGGCCTGGGTGTGGCAGGAGCGGTCGGACACGGCCGCTCCGCTCGCCGTACCGGTGGCGCTGGCGCTCGTACCGCTCGCCGTCCTCGTCGTCCAGCCGCCCGAACATGTACGGGTACGGCTGCGCCGGCTCGGCGACATGACGGAGTCCATCGGGGTGATCGCGCTGTTCCCGCTCCTGATGGGCGTCTTCGGGGTGTACGGGCGGCTGCTCGGCACGTTCGCGTGA
- a CDS encoding type VII secretion protein, with protein sequence MTRPQDGWQDDVLRELRSDISPPSPAAAAETAETSVDGSTGPEAPPTEVRPNTSPVLRAPTALSRPLPTPESVPTIDPRLAVALGKPQHGDSVTRRTGRAMRRLTASASQEVAEETRIAQELQQPVTTGRVIAVTSIRGGVGKTTTAALLARSLHHYRHDPVLALEADAALGTLPVRMGAESVRWSCAELAHILTPSMQLTDITGYLVPVPDGGWLLPASQGRVGAPLETRVYLKVTQALRRYFAVTVVDCETLPAEVARAAMDTAHARVVVAPLTAEGVDGTRVVLDWLGRLPHDALTSTTVALTSGTPDMNLDLKTATAHLRETGVTIVHLPYDRHLAAGGPIRAELLASATRGAATRLAAEALGRAVRVR encoded by the coding sequence ATGACCCGGCCCCAGGACGGCTGGCAGGACGATGTGTTGCGCGAACTGCGAAGTGACATCTCCCCGCCGAGCCCGGCAGCGGCAGCGGAGACGGCCGAGACCTCCGTGGACGGCAGCACCGGACCCGAGGCACCGCCGACGGAGGTGCGGCCGAACACGTCCCCCGTCCTCCGTGCCCCCACCGCCCTCTCCCGACCCCTCCCCACCCCCGAGTCCGTCCCGACCATCGACCCCCGCCTCGCCGTCGCCCTGGGCAAGCCGCAGCACGGGGACTCCGTCACCCGGCGCACCGGGCGCGCGATGCGGCGGCTGACCGCGTCCGCCTCGCAGGAGGTCGCGGAGGAGACGCGGATCGCGCAGGAGCTGCAGCAGCCGGTGACGACCGGCCGAGTGATCGCCGTGACCTCGATCCGGGGCGGAGTCGGCAAGACGACGACCGCCGCGCTGCTCGCCCGCTCCCTCCACCACTACCGGCACGACCCGGTGCTGGCGCTGGAGGCGGACGCCGCGCTCGGCACGCTGCCCGTGCGGATGGGCGCGGAGTCGGTGCGCTGGTCGTGTGCCGAACTCGCCCACATCCTCACCCCGTCGATGCAGCTCACCGACATCACCGGCTATCTGGTGCCCGTCCCGGACGGCGGCTGGCTGCTGCCCGCGAGCCAGGGACGGGTCGGCGCGCCCCTGGAGACACGGGTCTACCTCAAGGTGACGCAGGCGCTGCGCCGGTACTTCGCCGTCACCGTGGTGGACTGCGAGACGCTGCCCGCCGAAGTGGCCCGCGCCGCGATGGACACCGCCCATGCCCGTGTCGTCGTCGCGCCGCTCACCGCCGAGGGAGTGGACGGCACCCGGGTCGTCCTCGACTGGCTGGGCCGGCTTCCGCACGACGCCCTCACCTCCACCACCGTCGCCCTCACCTCCGGCACACCCGACATGAACCTCGATCTGAAGACGGCCACGGCGCATCTGCGCGAGACAGGGGTCACCATCGTGCACCTGCCCTACGACCGGCATCTCGCGGCCGGCGGACCCATCCGCGCGGAGCTGCTC